A region of Maridesulfovibrio sp. DNA encodes the following proteins:
- the fliF gene encoding flagellar basal-body MS-ring/collar protein FliF, translated as MPNFIAEYLSKFQGFWSDRTVSQRIMIGGLAATVVIAFILMVFWLNQTEYRVLYTKLYAEDASRVVSILQSTKEPYKIEDNGSTILVPADKVYDLRLKIAGEGALHGQGIGYEIFDEVQIGQTDFIQRINYQRALQGELARTISEFPQVERARVHLVLPAKSLFIEEQVDPSASVVLKLREGEKLSDKQIKGVLNLVVMSVEGLKPAHVTITDMRGQVLYQPEEDGGLGLNITNSQLEYKSGLESKIEQRIQRLLMPIVGPDKVIAKVNADLDFRQRTIKTESYDPDGQVARSEQTSEETTRGTANVDGGVPEANFRGDGFTGTATTQDSARETRTTNYEINKEEQQIIVPVGELKRLSVAVVVDGTYEKNPDTGEMTYVPRSEEEMQRIRELVSSAVGYDQVRGDIVEVSNMSFGMQDMFGDEGLMRTMLEYAQRLGKPFLNGLLIFLFLILVVRPVIMALIKPRVAEEEIDEVAGLPEAGERLAIDESDLDEEALDTARRLENAKAQALQLSEKNMDQAVQVLKSWLKQEAA; from the coding sequence ATGCCAAATTTCATCGCTGAGTACCTGAGCAAGTTTCAGGGTTTCTGGTCCGACCGAACTGTCTCACAGAGAATCATGATCGGAGGCCTTGCGGCAACAGTTGTCATCGCCTTCATTCTCATGGTTTTCTGGCTCAATCAGACAGAGTACCGGGTCCTCTACACCAAGCTCTATGCAGAAGACGCTTCCCGCGTTGTTTCCATCCTGCAGTCCACTAAAGAACCATACAAAATTGAGGACAACGGCTCCACTATTCTGGTTCCGGCAGACAAGGTCTACGACCTGCGCCTGAAAATTGCAGGAGAAGGAGCCCTTCACGGACAGGGTATCGGTTACGAAATTTTCGATGAAGTCCAGATCGGTCAGACAGACTTCATTCAGCGCATCAACTACCAGCGCGCCCTGCAGGGTGAACTGGCACGAACAATCAGTGAATTTCCACAGGTTGAACGAGCAAGGGTACATCTTGTGCTTCCTGCCAAGTCTCTTTTCATTGAAGAGCAGGTAGATCCTTCGGCTTCTGTTGTGCTCAAGCTCAGGGAAGGAGAAAAGCTCTCCGACAAGCAGATCAAAGGCGTACTGAACCTCGTAGTGATGTCCGTTGAAGGATTGAAGCCTGCACACGTAACCATCACTGATATGCGCGGACAGGTTCTCTACCAACCGGAAGAGGACGGCGGATTAGGTCTGAATATTACCAACAGCCAGCTTGAATACAAGTCCGGCCTTGAATCCAAGATCGAACAGCGCATTCAGCGTCTGCTCATGCCTATCGTCGGCCCGGACAAAGTTATTGCCAAGGTTAACGCGGATCTCGACTTCAGACAGCGCACCATCAAAACAGAATCATACGACCCTGACGGTCAGGTGGCTCGCTCCGAACAGACCAGTGAAGAAACTACCCGCGGCACAGCCAACGTTGACGGCGGCGTACCCGAGGCAAACTTCAGGGGTGACGGTTTCACCGGAACAGCTACCACTCAGGATTCTGCCCGTGAAACCCGTACTACCAACTATGAAATCAACAAAGAAGAACAGCAGATCATCGTACCTGTGGGCGAACTCAAACGCTTAAGCGTTGCGGTAGTCGTTGACGGCACTTACGAGAAGAACCCCGACACAGGCGAAATGACCTATGTCCCCCGCTCAGAAGAAGAAATGCAGCGCATCCGGGAACTGGTCAGCTCCGCAGTGGGATACGATCAGGTACGCGGCGATATCGTTGAAGTCTCCAACATGTCCTTCGGCATGCAGGATATGTTCGGTGACGAAGGCCTCATGCGCACCATGCTCGAATACGCACAGCGTCTCGGCAAACCGTTCCTCAACGGCCTGCTCATCTTCCTCTTCCTGATCCTGGTTGTTCGCCCGGTTATCATGGCCCTCATCAAGCCCCGTGTGGCAGAAGAAGAAATTGATGAAGTTGCAGGACTGCCCGAAGCAGGCGAAAGACTCGCAATTGATGAAAGTGATCTTGACGAAGAGGCTCTTGATACGGCACGTAGACTGGAGAACGCCAAGGCTCAGGCTCTGCAACTCTCGGAAAAGAACATGGATCAGGCTGTGCAGGTGCTGAAGAGCTGGCTGAAGCAGGAGGCAGCTTAA
- a CDS encoding SpoIIE family protein phosphatase: MSEGPLVKADDKIPRILVVDDSATMRNFLTRVLEGDYEVDTASDGMECITRYMMTKPSVILLDLIMPGMDGFDVIKKIRNSIGDQEVIIIVLTGQDEQEIKARALNSGANDYLTKPFHVVELKARVGVAIRQVMLTRQLQTANASLQKAYDIIDDEVKLVARLQDKLLPTVVPVIEGLDIKSMYRPSGRASGDYYDVFGLSDGVVRVIMADVSGHGPQAAFIMAIVRTLFKADGANHNNLADSLNQINSHLLDLIGKDSYFVTLFAADIDFNKGIMKYMSAGHCPALVMLDGKLKAPLVAEVPPFGFFPVDCVLSECQFSSSLRLFLFTDGCYEWRMNDDFFSLEPFVEIVEELMVKNTLQLDSIEDILEEKTGVRPVFDDDVTALSIDWTGVVNS; encoded by the coding sequence GTGAGCGAAGGTCCCCTCGTAAAAGCGGATGATAAAATTCCCAGAATTCTGGTGGTCGATGATTCCGCCACCATGCGGAATTTTTTGACCCGTGTACTTGAAGGCGATTATGAAGTGGATACAGCCTCCGACGGTATGGAATGCATTACCAGATATATGATGACCAAGCCCAGTGTGATCCTGCTGGATCTAATTATGCCGGGCATGGACGGTTTTGATGTAATAAAAAAAATCCGTAACAGCATAGGTGATCAGGAAGTTATAATAATTGTCCTGACCGGGCAGGACGAGCAGGAAATCAAGGCTCGGGCTTTAAATAGCGGGGCAAACGATTACCTGACGAAGCCTTTTCATGTAGTTGAGCTTAAGGCCAGAGTGGGTGTTGCCATCCGGCAGGTCATGCTCACCCGTCAACTTCAGACCGCCAATGCCAGCTTGCAGAAGGCTTATGATATAATCGACGATGAAGTTAAGCTGGTGGCCAGGCTGCAGGATAAGCTGTTGCCTACCGTTGTCCCGGTCATTGAAGGTCTGGATATAAAAAGTATGTACCGCCCCTCGGGCAGGGCTAGCGGTGATTATTACGATGTCTTCGGTCTGAGTGACGGGGTTGTCCGGGTGATAATGGCTGATGTTTCCGGACATGGTCCGCAGGCTGCATTTATCATGGCAATCGTACGGACTCTTTTTAAAGCAGACGGGGCTAATCATAATAACCTGGCCGACAGTCTGAATCAGATCAACTCTCATCTGCTGGACCTGATAGGTAAGGACAGCTATTTTGTAACCCTTTTTGCAGCAGATATTGATTTTAATAAAGGGATTATGAAATATATGAGTGCCGGGCACTGTCCGGCTCTTGTCATGCTGGACGGTAAATTGAAGGCCCCGCTGGTTGCCGAAGTTCCCCCGTTTGGTTTTTTCCCGGTTGACTGTGTTCTCTCCGAGTGTCAATTCTCTTCTTCGCTGCGTCTTTTTCTGTTCACTGACGGCTGTTACGAGTGGCGCATGAATGATGATTTTTTCAGTCTTGAGCCTTTTGTGGAGATTGTCGAGGAATTGATGGTCAAAAATACTCTGCAGCTGGATTCCATTGAAGATATTCTCGAGGAAAAGACAGGAGTGCGGCCCGTCTTTGATGATGATGTCACCGCGCTTTCCATAGATTGGACCGGAGTTGTGAACAGTTAG
- the fliE gene encoding flagellar hook-basal body complex protein FliE, translating into MSIRNVAMQAYTNAIQTQQKFDKKFDKTMDLNKAEPNSFSETLTDSIKNVNDLQGQKTAMIEEFASGKTQNVHELMISLQKASVAMTMTSTVRTKVMSAYQEVMKMPF; encoded by the coding sequence ATGTCCATCAGAAACGTAGCAATGCAGGCATATACCAATGCCATTCAGACCCAGCAGAAGTTCGACAAAAAGTTCGACAAGACCATGGACCTCAACAAGGCCGAGCCGAACTCTTTTTCCGAGACACTCACCGACTCCATCAAAAACGTCAACGATCTGCAGGGACAGAAGACAGCAATGATTGAAGAATTTGCTTCCGGAAAAACCCAGAACGTTCACGAACTGATGATCTCTCTGCAAAAAGCCAGTGTTGCCATGACCATGACCAGTACAGTGCGAACAAAAGTCATGTCCGCCTATCAAGAAGTCATGAAAATGCCGTTCTAG
- the flgB gene encoding flagellar basal body rod protein FlgB — protein MKGLFESHIELTGKVLDMRLQRQNIVSSNLANVNTPGYKEKRLEFENDLQKAMGLDSKGKMTRTSKMHIPNAFDADKFQGDVLSSFEPRVIHGENRVDMDKEMVTMAKNTLYYNALSQVIGKNFQGMNKVIQSGAR, from the coding sequence ATGAAAGGACTTTTCGAAAGCCACATAGAATTGACAGGCAAAGTACTCGACATGAGACTCCAACGTCAAAACATCGTCTCCTCCAACCTGGCGAACGTCAACACTCCAGGATACAAGGAAAAACGGTTAGAATTTGAAAATGATCTGCAAAAAGCCATGGGACTTGATTCTAAAGGGAAAATGACCAGAACCAGCAAGATGCACATTCCCAATGCTTTCGATGCCGACAAATTCCAGGGTGATGTACTTTCCAGTTTCGAACCCAGAGTCATCCACGGCGAGAACAGGGTTGATATGGACAAGGAAATGGTAACCATGGCCAAGAACACCCTTTACTATAATGCCCTCTCTCAGGTTATCGGGAAAAATTTTCAGGGCATGAACAAGGTCATCCAGAGCGGAGCTAGATAA
- a CDS encoding FliH/SctL family protein → MSLSNTEDSKFYTGRVIMGLDSNNKTQEMTIQEMEGKKKPTWNEDTDREYYERVKAKAQNMAKEIIAKAMVEAEQIRANAQAEGYAAGQQQAAQEAEQHLIGFSQNVAQTLQAIQNQSSNAIMAQSADAISLVFMVIEKTLAVEMESRRQEILASLLDEALNRIDSLTQLIIKVSPADSDIIGPLLEQARTEHPDLDKWRIKADPAIDNGGVIIEAADAMIENTVTSRWEGVQEILGRLSPETGEQ, encoded by the coding sequence ATGTCTTTGTCTAATACTGAAGACAGCAAGTTCTACACCGGTAGGGTTATCATGGGTCTTGATTCCAACAACAAGACCCAGGAAATGACTATACAGGAAATGGAAGGCAAAAAGAAGCCGACCTGGAACGAAGACACTGACCGCGAATATTATGAGCGGGTCAAAGCAAAAGCCCAGAACATGGCCAAGGAAATTATCGCCAAGGCCATGGTTGAGGCAGAACAGATCCGCGCCAACGCTCAGGCTGAAGGATATGCCGCAGGCCAGCAACAGGCCGCTCAGGAAGCTGAACAGCATCTGATTGGATTCAGCCAGAATGTAGCCCAGACCCTGCAGGCCATTCAGAACCAGTCCAGTAATGCCATAATGGCCCAATCAGCCGATGCCATTTCTCTAGTCTTCATGGTCATCGAAAAAACCCTTGCTGTGGAAATGGAAAGCCGCAGGCAGGAAATTCTTGCCTCCCTGCTGGATGAGGCCCTGAACCGCATTGATTCTCTGACCCAATTAATTATCAAGGTTTCTCCTGCAGACAGTGATATTATCGGTCCCCTTTTGGAACAGGCCAGAACCGAGCATCCTGATCTGGACAAATGGCGGATCAAAGCCGATCCTGCCATTGATAACGGAGGAGTCATAATTGAAGCCGCAGACGCGATGATTGAAAACACCGTCACTTCCCGCTGGGAAGGTGTACAGGAAATTCTGGGCCGGCTTTCCCCTGAAACCGGAGAGCAATAA
- a CDS encoding ThiF family adenylyltransferase — MNIDVKVKDLLAGRFTEKVFASGEIARVAPHNVIRKISRELGLDLNCVERVVFSAGAVPERYIRNLSTFSVDEQRRLFFSKVAMVGLGGLGGHLLESLSRAGVGNIIACDGDIFEPSNLNRQRLALENSLQSKKCDAAFEMVRDVNPAVFLDVRSEFIEDDFESFISGADLVADCLGGLACRTKLKDAAAKMQIPMVTASVAGWAGIVSTVYPGDSSPADFFGSDNGLEEELGTPIPAIATAVGIQSGEILKILSGKSASLSGKAMMFDLNKMYFDTVVI, encoded by the coding sequence ATGAACATTGATGTTAAAGTGAAAGATTTGCTTGCTGGGCGTTTTACAGAAAAGGTTTTCGCTTCGGGGGAGATTGCCCGTGTAGCCCCCCACAATGTTATTCGTAAAATTTCCCGTGAGCTCGGGCTTGATTTGAATTGTGTTGAACGGGTTGTGTTTTCTGCTGGAGCAGTCCCGGAGCGCTATATCAGAAACTTGTCAACATTCAGTGTGGATGAACAGCGCAGGCTTTTTTTTTCAAAAGTGGCTATGGTGGGATTGGGAGGTCTTGGCGGACACCTGCTCGAGTCTCTATCCCGTGCCGGAGTGGGGAATATTATTGCTTGTGACGGAGATATTTTTGAACCATCCAATTTGAACAGGCAAAGGCTTGCGCTGGAAAATTCTCTGCAAAGCAAGAAATGCGACGCAGCGTTTGAAATGGTCAGGGATGTTAACCCGGCGGTGTTTTTGGATGTGCGTTCTGAATTTATTGAAGATGATTTTGAATCTTTTATCTCCGGGGCCGACCTTGTAGCGGATTGTCTTGGTGGACTTGCCTGTCGGACAAAGCTTAAAGATGCTGCCGCGAAGATGCAGATACCCATGGTGACTGCATCGGTTGCCGGATGGGCCGGGATAGTGTCCACCGTTTATCCGGGGGACAGCTCTCCTGCAGATTTTTTTGGTTCGGACAACGGTCTTGAAGAGGAGTTAGGGACTCCTATTCCGGCAATTGCTACAGCTGTGGGAATCCAGAGCGGTGAAATTTTAAAGATACTTAGTGGAAAATCAGCATCTCTTTCCGGAAAAGCCATGATGTTCGACCTTAATAAGATGTATTTTGATACGGTGGTTATTTAG
- the cysQ gene encoding 3'(2'),5'-bisphosphate nucleotidase CysQ, with translation MKKMIKALSNIAREAGSAIMDVRSKGFKIKDKDDKSPVTEADIASHKVISKYLTEIYPGIPILSEEGTNISYEERRQWKEFFLVDPLDGTKEFIKDNGEFCVCIALMRDNRPVLGVIYAPTQDALFTGSIETGAHVSRNGGTPVQISTIPQAEGEGLNIVGSRSHPSPDLAEYLDKMNVAKMTPAGSAIKFCLVAEGKAHLYPRFNPTMEWDTAAGQAIVEAAGGTMYGLDGNEFTYNKENLRNPGFIVKA, from the coding sequence ATGAAGAAAATGATCAAGGCTCTCTCCAATATCGCCCGCGAAGCCGGATCCGCAATAATGGATGTAAGAAGCAAGGGCTTCAAGATTAAGGACAAAGATGATAAATCACCAGTTACCGAAGCCGATATTGCATCACACAAGGTTATTTCAAAATATCTGACTGAAATTTACCCCGGAATTCCGATCCTTTCCGAAGAAGGAACAAATATTTCTTATGAAGAAAGGCGGCAGTGGAAAGAATTTTTTCTTGTGGACCCCTTGGACGGTACAAAAGAATTCATCAAGGACAATGGGGAATTCTGCGTCTGCATTGCCTTAATGCGGGACAACCGCCCGGTACTGGGAGTCATCTACGCTCCTACTCAGGACGCTTTATTCACCGGAAGCATTGAAACCGGAGCACATGTCAGCAGGAATGGAGGAACTCCCGTACAGATTTCCACCATTCCTCAGGCTGAAGGTGAAGGACTAAACATCGTCGGAAGCAGGTCGCATCCATCGCCGGATCTGGCTGAATATCTGGACAAAATGAATGTAGCTAAAATGACTCCGGCGGGAAGTGCTATCAAATTCTGCCTTGTGGCTGAAGGCAAAGCACATCTGTACCCGCGCTTCAACCCGACCATGGAGTGGGACACCGCAGCCGGACAGGCAATAGTCGAGGCCGCAGGCGGCACCATGTATGGACTGGATGGCAACGAATTTACTTATAATAAAGAGAACCTTAGAAACCCGGGCTTCATTGTAAAAGCCTGA
- a CDS encoding FliI/YscN family ATPase, producing MADMKDCTQLLSALDPCRSYGRVSKVVGLIAEGKGIKAPLGSVCQLIPEEESPIAAEVVGFRDGACLFMPYGEMHGISSGSLIENSKTPPKVPVGMSLLGRAVDAFGEPIDGKGPIIPEAYNSLHRDPPNPLERPRINEPLDVGVKAINGLLTIGKGQRMGIMAGSGVGKSTLLSMMARYTVADINVIALIGERGREVVEFIERDLGPEGLARSVLVIATSDKSPLIRMRAAYTATAIAEYFRDLNKDVLLMMDSVTRFAMAGREVGLAAGEPPTRGGYTPSVFAQLPKLLERAGKNPHGSITGIYTVLVDGDDFTEPIADAVRSILDGHIVLTRDLADQGHYPCIDVLKSVSRVRSDIVKGEIVAAGRKVLGQLATFRKVEDMVNIGAYQKGANPEIDTAIKMVPAINEFLQQLIEDKQTLDQSYAKLMELAGAS from the coding sequence ATGGCTGACATGAAAGACTGCACTCAACTTCTATCCGCGCTGGACCCCTGCCGCAGCTATGGCCGGGTCAGCAAGGTTGTCGGGCTCATTGCCGAGGGCAAAGGCATCAAAGCCCCTCTCGGCTCAGTCTGCCAGCTCATCCCGGAAGAAGAATCCCCCATTGCAGCAGAAGTTGTAGGATTCCGAGACGGAGCCTGCCTCTTCATGCCCTATGGAGAAATGCACGGAATCAGCTCCGGCAGCCTGATTGAAAACTCTAAAACACCGCCCAAAGTACCTGTGGGCATGAGTCTGCTCGGACGTGCGGTGGATGCCTTTGGAGAACCCATTGACGGCAAAGGGCCGATCATCCCCGAAGCATATAATTCACTTCACCGCGACCCTCCCAATCCGCTGGAAAGGCCACGCATTAACGAACCGCTTGATGTTGGAGTAAAAGCCATTAACGGGCTGCTGACCATCGGTAAAGGCCAGCGCATGGGCATCATGGCCGGTTCTGGTGTCGGAAAATCGACACTTCTTTCCATGATGGCCCGATACACAGTGGCCGACATAAACGTGATCGCCCTGATCGGTGAGCGTGGACGTGAGGTTGTTGAATTTATTGAACGCGACCTTGGACCGGAGGGACTGGCCCGTTCCGTTCTGGTAATCGCCACTTCAGATAAAAGTCCGCTTATCCGCATGCGCGCGGCCTACACCGCCACCGCCATAGCTGAATATTTCCGGGACCTGAACAAAGACGTGCTTCTGATGATGGACTCGGTAACCCGCTTTGCCATGGCCGGACGAGAAGTCGGCCTTGCCGCCGGAGAACCGCCCACACGTGGAGGTTATACTCCGTCAGTTTTCGCACAGCTGCCCAAGCTGCTGGAACGCGCAGGTAAAAACCCTCATGGTTCAATCACCGGCATCTACACCGTACTGGTTGACGGTGATGACTTCACAGAACCAATTGCCGATGCAGTGCGCTCTATTCTGGACGGCCACATTGTGCTTACCCGCGATCTGGCCGACCAGGGACATTATCCCTGTATCGACGTTCTCAAGAGCGTCAGCCGTGTTCGCAGTGATATTGTGAAGGGGGAAATTGTTGCCGCAGGACGAAAAGTGCTCGGCCAATTAGCGACCTTCCGCAAAGTCGAGGACATGGTTAACATCGGCGCCTACCAGAAAGGTGCTAATCCGGAGATAGACACCGCCATAAAGATGGTTCCGGCCATCAACGAATTCCTGCAGCAGCTGATTGAAGACAAGCAGACCCTTGATCAAAGCTATGCCAAACTGATGGAACTTGCAGGGGCCAGCTAG
- the flgC gene encoding flagellar basal body rod protein FlgC, with amino-acid sequence MNFFTALDIGASGLKAQREYLNVVSMNMANARTTRTAEGGPYRRKSVSMESSPVLSPFETAMNQQLNQQLRGVTVRGIVSDTRPFKEVYEPNHPDADSKGIVRYPDINVVEEMVNMITISRSYEANAQAVDSAKKMFNRALRIGMGQ; translated from the coding sequence ATGAACTTCTTCACAGCACTTGATATCGGAGCTTCAGGGCTGAAAGCCCAGAGGGAGTACCTGAACGTTGTATCCATGAACATGGCTAACGCCAGGACTACACGGACAGCCGAAGGCGGACCTTACCGCCGCAAAAGTGTTTCCATGGAGTCCAGCCCCGTACTCTCACCCTTTGAAACCGCAATGAACCAGCAGCTCAACCAGCAGCTCCGGGGCGTAACAGTCAGGGGTATCGTCTCTGACACCCGCCCCTTCAAGGAAGTGTATGAGCCCAACCATCCTGACGCGGACTCAAAAGGCATTGTCAGATACCCGGACATTAACGTGGTCGAAGAAATGGTCAACATGATCACCATCAGCAGGTCCTATGAAGCCAACGCTCAGGCTGTAGACTCCGCCAAAAAGATGTTCAACCGCGCACTGCGCATAGGAATGGGCCAGTAG
- a CDS encoding tetratricopeptide repeat protein: MSHLDYEINKELGECYLFMGELDKAEDYYKKAAGSNGVHPDPYIGLATIAVQRGEYDAAMSLYEKAHKVEATDKSFAGMGLIQMETARQDEAFENFSKALDSNISNMVALFGIIRIGHEAERMAEAVPYLEKFLEVDPDKHEVRYSLAGLYICMDQKDKAVEQLEIILEKDPANEAAKELLSQI, from the coding sequence ATGAGCCACTTAGATTATGAAATTAACAAGGAACTCGGTGAGTGTTATCTGTTCATGGGTGAACTGGATAAGGCTGAGGATTACTACAAGAAGGCTGCAGGATCGAACGGTGTGCATCCCGATCCTTATATCGGTCTTGCTACTATCGCGGTTCAGCGTGGTGAGTATGATGCTGCCATGTCCCTGTATGAAAAAGCCCATAAGGTAGAAGCTACTGATAAGAGCTTCGCCGGTATGGGACTTATTCAAATGGAAACCGCCCGTCAGGACGAAGCTTTTGAAAACTTTTCCAAGGCTCTCGACAGCAACATCAGCAATATGGTTGCGCTTTTCGGCATCATCAGGATCGGTCACGAGGCAGAGAGAATGGCTGAGGCTGTTCCTTATCTCGAAAAGTTCCTCGAAGTCGATCCCGACAAGCACGAAGTCCGCTATTCCCTCGCAGGTCTTTATATCTGCATGGATCAGAAGGACAAAGCTGTTGAGCAGCTTGAAATTATCCTTGAAAAGGATCCCGCAAATGAAGCGGCTAAGGAACTGCTGAGCCAGATTTAG
- the fliG gene encoding flagellar motor switch protein FliG: MSTPFTGNQKTAIVLLALGDKFTAETFKRMNRQEIADVSRAMLEMDSVPKEQVLEVLKEFNETLAYGAELLMGGADQVKRLLSKSLDEETAKYILDKLDLESGPAPFQELQNVSPKILAQILRNEHPQTLALIIGHLHPDQAADLISNLPGGVRAEVLMRLAKLEAVAEEMLMEVDRVLQSQLIAMGGKEGKKVGGVPAVAEILNAVDRSTEEEVLSEIEEESTQMAEEIRNLMFVFEDIKGLDDRAIRELLKEVSNEELTTALKGASDDLQELFFKNMSERASNMIREDLEIMGPVKLSDVEAAQQNIVKSIRRLEDEGRIMISRGSGDVFV; the protein is encoded by the coding sequence TTGTCAACGCCGTTCACCGGTAATCAAAAAACAGCAATCGTACTTCTTGCCCTCGGGGACAAGTTTACCGCTGAGACCTTCAAACGCATGAACCGTCAGGAAATTGCCGACGTGTCAAGAGCCATGCTGGAGATGGATTCAGTCCCCAAGGAGCAGGTACTGGAAGTACTCAAAGAGTTCAACGAGACTCTGGCATATGGAGCTGAGCTCCTCATGGGTGGCGCCGATCAGGTCAAAAGACTGCTCAGCAAATCTCTGGACGAGGAAACTGCAAAATACATTCTGGACAAACTAGATCTTGAAAGCGGACCCGCTCCGTTCCAGGAACTCCAGAACGTCAGCCCCAAGATTCTGGCCCAGATTCTCAGGAACGAGCACCCGCAGACATTGGCCCTCATTATCGGCCACCTGCATCCGGATCAGGCAGCGGATCTTATATCCAACCTGCCCGGCGGCGTAAGAGCCGAAGTGCTGATGAGACTTGCCAAACTTGAAGCTGTCGCAGAAGAAATGCTCATGGAAGTGGACAGAGTGCTGCAAAGTCAGCTGATCGCCATGGGCGGCAAGGAAGGAAAGAAAGTGGGCGGCGTCCCAGCAGTAGCGGAAATTCTCAACGCTGTAGACCGCTCCACAGAAGAGGAAGTTCTTTCAGAAATCGAGGAAGAATCCACCCAGATGGCCGAAGAAATCAGGAACCTCATGTTCGTTTTCGAAGACATCAAGGGACTGGACGACCGCGCGATCCGCGAACTGCTCAAGGAAGTTTCAAACGAAGAGCTTACCACCGCACTCAAAGGTGCCTCCGACGATTTACAGGAGCTCTTCTTTAAGAACATGTCCGAGCGTGCTTCAAACATGATCCGCGAAGACCTGGAAATCATGGGACCTGTGAAGCTCTCCGATGTGGAAGCAGCACAGCAGAATATAGTTAAAAGCATCCGCCGCCTCGAAGATGAGGGACGGATTATGATCAGCAGAGGTTCAGGAGATGTCTTTGTCTAA